In Columba livia isolate bColLiv1 breed racing homer chromosome 20, bColLiv1.pat.W.v2, whole genome shotgun sequence, a genomic segment contains:
- the TRPV3 gene encoding transient receptor potential cation channel subfamily V member 3: MIKDHSEVVPLMGKKTNPSGVPPSNQQEKKPTESTPTKKSSHFFLEIDGFESNATPNNTSPPVFSKPMDSNIRPCASGNGEDMDSPQSLQDDVTEYSPNVDSCCANISQGPEQTRARKKLKRYIFRAVSEGNIEELQCLLAELKERANACTNMTVPDYLMKKFTALDTGKTCLMKALLNINQNTNDIVNMLLSFTEENGISERFINAAYTEEAYKGQTALNIAIERRQYEITRSLIEKGADVNAHAQGIFFNPKHKHEGFYFGETALALAACTNQPDIIQLLMDNTRTNISSQDSRGNNILHALVTVAEDLKTQNDFVIRMYDMILLKSKDKTLETTRNKEGLTPLQLAAKTGKLEILKYILSREIRDKPNRSLSRKFTDWAYGPVQSSLYDLTELDTTADNSVLEIIVYNTNIGNRHEMLTLEPLNSLLRMKWKKFARHMFFISCCFYFLYNVTLTLVSYHRPNENEAPPYPLALTRGVGWLQLSGQVMVMLGAIFLAIKESVAIFLLRPSDLHSILSDAWFHFAFFIQALLVIFSVFLYLFSYKEHLVCLVLAMALGWANMLYFTRGFQSMGIYSVMIQKVILQDVIKFLVVYIVFLLGFGVALAALIDTCQNGSECHSNSSLGPVLMDLFKLTLGLGDLEIQQNSKYPVLFLLLLITYVVLTFVLLLNMLIALMGETVEDISKESEHIWKLQRARTILEFEKFLPKCLRKKFQLGERCKVAENDTRVCLRINEVKWTEWKTHVSFINEDPGPTDPSKVQDNSRTNSKNTLNTFEETDDLPETSV, from the exons TTCACACTTTTTTCTGGAGATTGATGGGTTTGAAAGCAATGCAACTCCAAACAATACATCTCCGCCTGTGTTTTCAAAACCAATGGATTCAAATATTCGTCCATG TGCATCTGGCAATGGGGAAGATATGGATTCCCCACAGTCTCTTCAGGATGACGTGACTGAATACAGCCCTAACGTAGACAGTTGTTG TGCTAACATATCTCAAGGACCTGAGCAGACTCGTGCCCGGAAGAAGTTGAAAAGATACATATTTCGGGCAGTGTCTGAGGGGAATATAGAAGAGCTGCAGTGTCTGCTCGCAGAGCTGAAGGAACGAGCAAACGCGTGTACAAACATGACTGTGCCGG ATTATCTGATGAAAAAATTCACGGCTTTAGACACTGGCAAAACTTGTCTGATGAAAGCTCTGCTGAACATCAACCAAAACACAAACGATATAGTGAATATGCTACTGTccttcacagaagaaaatggtATTTCGGAGAGATTTATCAATGCAGCATACACAGAAGAGGCGTATAAAG GCCAGACAGCTCTAAATATTGCCATTGAAAGGAGACAATATGAGATAACTCGGAGCCTTATAGAAAAAGGAGCTGATGTCAATGCTCATGCCCAGGGTATTTTCTTTAATCCCAAACATAAGCATGAAGGCTTTTATTTCG GTGAAACCGCACTGGCGTTAGCTGCATGTACCAATCAACCAGACATCATTCAGCTGTTAATGGACAATACCAGGACTAATATTTCTTCTCAGGATTCCAGAGGAAACAATATCCTCCATGCATTAGTTACTGTGGCAGAGGACTTAAAAACCCAGAATGACTTTGTAATCAGAATGTATGATATGATTTTGTTGAAAAGTAAAGACAAAACTTTGGAAACAACAAGGAATAAGGAAGGTTTGACACCACTACAATTAGCTGCAAAAACTGGGAAATTAGAG ATTCTGAAATACATCCTGAGCAGAGAGATAAGAGATAAGCCTAACAGGAGCCTGTCAAGAAAATTCACAGACTGGGCTTATGGTCCTGTTCAATCTTCTCTTTACGATCTGACAGAACTAGATACCACCGCAGACAATTCAGTGTTGGAAATTATTGTCTATAATACAAATATTGGT AACCGTCATGAAATGCTGACTCTGGAGCCTCTGAATTCACTCCTGCGAATGAAATGGAAGAAGTTTGCACGGCACATGTTTTTTATATcatgttgtttttatttcctgtacAATGTAACACTGACGTTAGTTTCCTACCACAGGCCTAATGAAAATGAA GCTCCACCGTATCCCCTGGCTCTGACGCGTGGCGTGGGGTGGCTGCAGTTATCAGGACAGGTGATGGTTATGTTAGGAGCAATATTTTTAGCCATAAAAGAG AGTGTCGCCATCTTTCTGCTCAGGCCCTCAGACCTGCACTCAATTCTCTCTGATGCGTGGTTCCACTTCGCATT ttttataCAAGCTTTGCTTGTGatcttctctgtctttttgtACTTGTTTTCCTACAAAGAACACCTGGTGTGTCTTGTTTTGGCAATGGCCCTGGGATGGGCTAATATGCTCTATTTCACCAGAGGCTTCCAGTCCATGGGCATTTACAGCGTTATGATTCAAAAG GTCATCCTGCAAGATGTGATAAAATTTTTAGTTGTCTATATCGTGTTTTTGCTGGGATTTGGCGTAG CTCTTGCTGCACTGATTGACACTTGTCAAAATGGCAGCGAATGCCATTCCAACAGCAGCCTGGGACCTGTTCTTATGGATCTTTTCAAGCTCACCCTAGGACTGGGGGATCTGGAGATCCAGCAGAATTCCAAGTATCCTGTACTATTTCTTCTGCTCCTTATAACTTACGTTGTGTTGACATTTGTTCTCCTCTTGAACATGCTGATTGCGTTAATGGGAGAAACAGTGGAAGATATTTCTAAAGAGAGTGAGCACATCTGGAAACTTcag AGAGCAAGAACTATTTtggaatttgaaaaattcttACCAAAATGTCTGAGGAAAAAATTCCAACTGGGAGAACGGTGTAAAGTGGCTGAAAATGACACCAGGGTGTGCTTAAG GATTAATGAAGTGAAATGGACCGAGTGGAAAACACATGTTTCATTTATTAATGAAGATCCAGGGCCAACAG ATCCAAGCAAAGTTCAAGATAATTCAAGGACTAATAGCAAAAATACCCTGAATACGTTTGAAGAAACGGATGATTTGCCTGAAACTTCTGTTtag